In Thiohalomonas denitrificans, the genomic window TTGCCCCGTCTCTACGGACGGGGCCCTGGCTTGGCATCCGGAGCGGTGTCGGCCGGCCGTTACTGCACAGACCTGCGCGATTACGCTTTCACTGGCATTATCTGAGTGAATTGGTAAGCTATCACCCGTTCTATTCCAGTTTTTCAATTGAAGGCACCCGATGAGAATCCTGATACGTCTCTTTTTCAGAACCCTGCGCCCGTTTCTTACCCCTGTCGTGCTCCTCGTCGATCGCCTGGCAGCTCCGACGCCCGTTCAGCGTCCCGAACCCGAGCAGGAGTACGTGGACAGGCAAACCCGGGCATTGACGCTCTATCAGTTCAAGACCTGTCCTTTCTGCATTAAAACGCGGCATGCCATCCGACGTCTGGCGCTGAATATCGAGTTGCGAAATGCGCAGCATGACCCGGTCAGCCGCGAGGAACTGTTGGCTGGAGGCGGTGAGGTCAAG contains:
- a CDS encoding glutaredoxin family protein, whose protein sequence is MRILIRLFFRTLRPFLTPVVLLVDRLAAPTPVQRPEPEQEYVDRQTRALTLYQFKTCPFCIKTRHAIRRLALNIELRNAQHDPVSREELLAGGGEVKVPCLRIVEEDGSVRWMYESSDIIDYLDGRFGTEVDLGDTRPLSNQAD